DNA sequence from the Acinonyx jubatus isolate Ajub_Pintada_27869175 chromosome A3, VMU_Ajub_asm_v1.0, whole genome shotgun sequence genome:
GGGGCACGCTTCTTCTGTTCTGGAGCTTGCTCTGCCCAGTCTCTCCATCCGGCCTGGGGCCACTAGAGGCCGCTTTCTTCCCAGTGAGCCGGGTGAACCcccagcctcagtgtcctcatccgtCCAGTGGGGGCTGCACACTATTCTTTCCAGGGAAGGCCCTCAAGTCTATAGGGTCGCGGGCGGCCCAGCACCATCCGATGCGAGGCTGGGCCAATCCAAGGACGCAGGCGTCCTGCTGGCCCGAAGCGTCTAGAACCCACAGAGCAGGAGCCAGGCCTTTGTGCAAAGGAGAGCGAGCCGGTGTCTGTGCGGCAGGGAGGTTACCCAGACCTACTGGCTCCCAGGGCAGGCTGGGTGAGGGCCAGGCTGGAGCCCCAGCTCCCCTGTATTTCACACACTCATCTTGGCTTCTCAGCCTTACGTGTGACCACGACCGACAGAGGTCCTTCCGTAAATAATGGCACCCCTGTTACAGATCGGGATGAGAGGGATGGTGACGTTGTTTATCCAGACAATGGCAGAACGGAGTGTCCACTGTGCCTCCGCTCAGCTTCTTGAGGGGCCCTCTGAAGGGGGTGTCATTCACATGTCTGGTTGCCAGTCACTGCCCCTTGCCATGTGGCTAAGGGCCCTCAGGGTGGTGAGATGTTCCGAAGGGGGTTGAGAATGTGCACCTAGAATCTCTAGGTGCTGTGACTGTGACCCCAGGCAAGGCCAGGCCCCTCCCGAACCTCCATTTCCTCTGAAGTCCCCCGAGGTCTTCTCTGTGCTGCCGCGTTCTCCCAGGCACTGACGACACCCCGGCCTTCTGTTCTCTCCTCCAGCCCGTTTGACACCGAGAGCTTCCTGGTGTCGCCCAGCCCTACGGGCAAGTTCTCCATGGGCAGCAGAAAGGGCTCCTTGTACAACTGGACACCCCCAAGCACGCCCAGCTTCcgagagaggtactacctggtGAGTGAGCCTCACCAGGGCAGGGATGCTGTGGGCACCCCAGGATCGTGGGTGGGCGTGACTCCCCCGGGGCCGGCACGTGGGGCCCCTTTGGACTCGTGCTCCCTGGTTTGGGGATCATCCTGGGTAGTGTTCTGCCCTGTTTTCCTTCCTGTCAGTCCTCCATTCTGGGGGCCTCTGGACTTGGTTCGAGGCCTGGCTGGTTCTCCTGGAAGCCTGGAATGGGGTTCTCTGTATGGTGCTACCACCCCAGCCATAgtttatttgtttcaaaattaaatttaatgtatGTTTCCAGTAGGTAATACCTTGACATAGTGTCTAGTAAAACATCTCTTTCCTGTGACCTCTGGGGATCTGGGCCCCTTCCTTAGCACCAGCTACTGTTGTCAACCTCTTCCGTATTCTGGCCATGGTGTGCCCAGCATATTACAGTCAAAGAAATCATATGTGGTCCAGAGTCTGGCTTCTGCAGCCAGAACGGCTGGGTTCAAATGCTACTTATGCCTctcacctgctgtgtgaccttgggcaagtcacccaACCTCTCTGGCCTTCAGTTTCTATATCAGAGAACTGAAAATAACGGCACCACTCTGGTGAGGTTTTgcaaggattaagtgagttaatgaaCGAGAAGGCTTTCAAAGAACACCTGATAAAAACAGATGGTGCTTTGGAACATCAGACATTATTATTGGTCTGTCTGgtaaggggaagggagggggtgccGCAGAGCGGGGCGAGCTTGGTGTCAGCTGTTCGCTCATTCACAACTTTGTGCCAGGCTCCGTTCTAGGCCAGGTGGGGACAGTGTCCTCAGGGAGCGCCGGCTGATCAAGGGCCTAAGGACCACGGGAACACAGACcatggagggagagggggctTCTGGGGCAAAGTGGGAGTTGCTATTTAAAACAGGGCGTCCAGGGCTAGGTCCCCAGAAAAGGTGCCATTTGAGTAAGGACCTGAGGGGCCAAGAGCATGACCACAAAGACATATGGGAAGAATGCTCCAGAAAGAGAGCACAGTCATTCTAAAAGGCCTTGGGACAGGAAGGTGTAGAGCCTGGAGGATGTGACAAGCAGCAAAGTGGCCTCAGGGGCTGGAAAGGAGGGGGTTAGAGGGGGGATGGGGCTGCAGGGTCCCGTCAACACCTCCAGTTCGCCGATCACCTTGGTGGACCCCAGTCACGTtgacaatgtgtgtgtgtgtgcagggcaAGTCTTTATGGAGGGAAGCCCCGCTGGGGTGGCAGGAAGTCCCTGGTGTGGCAGTCAGGCTggtcctgtgtccccctccccagtctgtcCTGCAGCGGCCAGCGCAGCAGGCTTTGCTGCTGGGTGGGCCAAAGGCCCCTCCCATCCTCGGCTACCTGTCCGACAGCGACCTTCGGGGGTCTGGCCTGCGGAGCCGGAGTCAGGAGCTGCCCGAGATGGACTCTTTCAGCTCTGAGGACCCCCGAGACACTGAGACCAGCACATCAGCATCCACCTCAGACGTGGGGCTCCTGCCCGTGGCCATTGGCTCCAACACCTCCATCGAAGAGGAGGCCCAGGAGGACCCCCAATCCCTGGGCCTCCTGCCGGAGATGGCCCACCTGGCGGGAGGCTCGTTTGTGGAGCAGCCTGGCTGGAGGAATTTGGGAATAGAGGCCCCCAGCCTGCCACGGGGCTCCCCATTCCACAACCACACAGTCCCGGGTAGCCAGAAAGACGATGACGAAGGAGAAGCCGCGGACGGAGCGGATGGGCCTGGGGTGACCCTCGAGAGGCCGCTGCAAGAGGTTCTGGATTTACTGAGGTCCATGGATactgcccagccccagctccgGGAGCTGGAGTACCAGGTTCTCGGCTGCAGGGACCGGCTGAAGGTGGGTTTCTTCCTGGAGGGCCAGCAGCCCCGCTTTACTAGCGCCTGACGACCGGGAGCAGACTCTGGGCGCAGCCAGCCTGGGCCGGCATCCTGGCCTCGTTCCCCTGTGACCCAGCTGGGCAAcgtctcctctctgggcctcagtctgtTCATCTGACCAGTGGGGATAACAATGGCCTTCACTGGCCGGGTGGACGATTAGAAGTGGAAGTCGGGGACCGGGGTAGAAAACCTGCTCCCCGTCTGGCCAGAGAACCTGGCCCCCTCTGGCATCTTCTGGCCCAGGCAGGCGGGGCTGAGGTTGGGCGTTCAATTCCCAGACCCGGGGCGTGTCTAGGGTCAGAGCTGGTGCCACAAGAGGCCGCGAGCAGCCACACACCCTACTCTGAGCTTGTTCCTCGACAGGGCCCGTGGCAAGAGCTGCCCTCGGATGGCTCTCAATAGTGCTGGCCTGGGcagatttatttgatttttctgattacataattttatttaaaaaaatttttgaatgtttattcatttttgagacagagagagacagagcatgaacgggggagggtcagagagagggagacacagaatccgaagcagctccaggctctgagccatcagcccagagcccgacgcggggctcgaacccacagactgtgagatcatgatctgagccgaagtcggacgcttaaccgactgagctgcccaggcgtccctattacatcattttaaatgtatggaCAACAAAATGTGCAACAGTGGCACCGACTTAAGCATCAGTTACTTGCTGAAACCGCTCTCTTGTGTAGGCCACACTGGCGGTGGAATGGTTTTAACTGCTCTCTTCAAAAATTGGTTTCGGTTGTTTTGTCCTCACACCCACCCCCAACGTTCAGCACCAGTGACAGAAAGTTTCactttgtatctttaaaaactgAACTTCAAAACAAAGTTGTTTATCACTGCTACCTTCTTTTGAAAAGGAGCTGCCggagaatttcaagaaaaaaaaaaagtcacttcttTCGTATTTCTTAACAGCCTTTCTGTGTGGAATGATTCGAGGCTGCAACATGCAGCTTCTGTCACATGgctgtattttgaaaaatcataCCTCCTTTACATAAAAGCGTTAAAATAATATTGCAGTAAggcaatacttttatttttttatttaaaaaaaaatgttttattatttttgagagagagagagacagagtgcaagtggggggcagagagagaagacgacacagaatctgaagcaggctccaggctctgagctgtcagcacagagcccgacgcagggctcgaactcaccaccagtgagatcatgacctgagccgactgagccccccaggcgccccccaggcaATACTTTTAAACGTACTTGAGGAACTTTTCCTCTTGTACCAAACCGAATTCGAAGAGTAAAAGTGAGCATAGGCCatagtttttagtttgatgtgtatgtgtataatgtgtgtgtgtgtgtgtgtgtgtgtgtgtatatacacgtaGTCGGTCCTCACCATTCATGGATCCTGTGTGTTTCTCATTCATCTACTTGCTGTAAAGCTTACCTGAAACTCCAAAATCAGTACTCGTGATGCGCTCACGGTCATCTGCGGGCACGTGCAGAGTCGCCTGCCATGCACGTGCCTGGCTGGGGCTGAACCAGGGGTTCACTTGTTCACACACAGAGGGTTCACACACTCTGCCTTCTTCTCGCAGCCCTGGTCCAGACGCGTGTCCTTTCTGCCGTCTAGTTTGTGCCGCGTGTTTCACGTTTTTGCCCTCTCTTTTGATTTCAAGCTGTTGGATGGGCCCGACCGCGTGAAGTGCTATCCAGTGCTCCTGAGCCCAGGAAGGCTGTGCAGGGCCTCACTCACAAAATCCATGTTACATAAGCCTCGTCCAGGTGTGAGTTCAGTGTGAACGAATTGTCAGTGTaaattaaataaggtgtctttggggcccttgggtggctcagtcaggcgtctgactttggctcaggtcatgaccttgtggtccgtgggttcgagccccgcatcaggctctgtgctgacagctcagagcctggagcctgcttctgattctgtgtctccctctctctctgcccctcccctgctcacactctgtctctcaagaataaacattaaaaaaaaatttttttttaaataaataaggtgtctttaaacagaagtACACATGAAACGAGGTTCTGTACTGATGGGTTGATAAAGATGTGACCGGAGGCTAGTGGTCTCTGCATTTCTCTTAGGAGCAATGGTTTGGTACCACCTGGAATAACGagaactggtgtgtgtgtgtgcgcgcacatatATACACCaacgtacttttttttttttttgctggaggAAAGATCCGCAACTAGCCATTGTTATTCTCTAACAAGAGAGTAACAAGGTTTTCTCCGCGGGCTCAGCTCTTAGGAGCCTAGTTCTGCTTCTCAAGGTGGTATCTGCTCAGGCTGTGCCTTGGGTGGCTTCGTGTGGGACATGCCAGGGATGGGGACCGAGCAAGCCCTGGGGTCCTGCCCTGGAGGGGAGACCAAAATCTCCAGCAGTGGATTTCTAGATCGGAGGAAGGGATCTGCCTTTGGGGGACTCAACCAGTGGCAGGCCCTGTGGCACCAGCACTCTCCTCATCCCTGCCAGTCAGGGGGTGCCTCAACCATCCTCTCCTTCCACATCTCCCTGGGAGAAGAGACCCTGAAATCTAGAAGCTCACCGGGCAGCCTTTGAGCCTCCCTTTGAGCCTGACTCACACCCTATTTTTACAGTAATTTGGGATTAGCTGTCAATGTTCAAAAACTAGCAGGTTCCCACAAAAATCTAGGTTTCCAGCTTTTCTGAGAAAAGTGAACAGTCTGGCCCCACATTCCCAAGCAGCAGGTGTCAGCTGGAGCAGAGTGGCAGCCTGgcctcttgggggggggggggacacatgTTCTcgggctccccccccccaatcactTGCCCGCTCACTCCTGTCTCTCGCCCGGTCCCTGTGGGTGTCTGTGAGCCCAGGAGAGGCTTTTCAGGTCTGTGTCCCTCGGGCTTTGGAGCCGTACCTACCAGGCTACTCGGGAGGGGCCTCGGGGGATTCCACAGCCCTGTGCCCATCCTTGATGTGGGGGGTTGCACTTGGGCTCCGAGGGGCGGTGCTCATGACCCGGACCCGGTGGTGACGGTCTGTGGCCTAAGGTCCTGCCGCTCTGTCCACAGCCCCGTGGCGCCCGCCAGGAGCACGCCTCTTCCGAGAGCCTGATGGAGTGCATTCTGGAGAGCTTCGCCTTCCTCAATGCTGACCTCGCCCCGCAGGAGCTGTCCCTGTGTGGGGGCTGCCAGGGTCCCAGGTaggcaccctcccctcccagcacCAACCCTGGCGACGGGCCTCAATTTCGCGCTTCCTGTCGGCCCCTGCAGCCTCAGCCTCCCATCGCCCTGGTCCCGACTGGTCCTTACTCTGTTCCTTTgctgcgccccccacccctgcatgcCTGccgctgggcacagagcaggggcgTGCTGACCACTGAGTGCACGACCACCCCCCAGCACGGTCCCGAGCTGCGGGCAATGGCCTGGCTGGGTTCTTCTCTTACAAAATAACAAGGGACACAGTAGGACCTCTGTCCTCTACCGAACGGGCAGCAGGGACATGGGCTCCCTCTTCTGTGCAAccttccacccccacctgccctgctcacgcCCGGCTCCTGTACCCGAATCTCAGCAGCACCAGACAGGACATACAGTACATTTCGTCTTATCCTCTCACGATCCCACCCAGCATCCCAGTGTTGCGTCCGCCCTTCCTCAGGCCTCGGGCTCCACCACGAGGCCAACGTGGTGCCAGGTGCGATGCTTGCTGGCAGGCTTGCCCTGACCCCTCACTGCCCGGAGCTGGGTGTGCctgtccccacttcacagatgagcaCGCTGAGGCCAGGGGGGCAGGCCCGTCCAGAGTCACAGAGATAAGGATTAGCCTGAACCGCAGCCTTCTGCCTTCAGATCACACATCCCGGAGGtggccccccacaccccccaccccagtctccagGGTCCGTGCCACCCCTCGTTGACGGCttttgctgctttttcttttctcttggttttctccttGGTGTAACTCTATCTGCCTGGGCCCTGGAGCGGGCCTCCCTGATCAGAgctccccagggagggagggtctCCTCTACCCGAGGAGGGAGCTGAGCCGCTAACTGGCACGGTCACCCAGTTCTTCTCAATCCAACTCAGAAAGGACAGGAGCCCGCCCCCGCTGCCACCAAGGACAGCGTCACCTCGGGAGCTGACGGCCGGCACCCCGGAGCTGGACATGTTGCTCACCGTCCACCTCCACGTCTGCAAAACTCTGCTGCAGGTGTGGCCACGggatgtggggggcggggcggcctgCCGGGAAGCCGGGCTAGGGGGCGGGAGTCCTCTCTGCGAAGATCTGATCTTGCCGGTGGTGGGGAGCATGGTGCAAGGAAGAGAGCCAGTGAGACTGGGGAGGCACCTCTGTGGAAGGTCCAGGCCTGGGTGAAAGGTCACGTGGCTCTCCTGAAAGTCCAAGGGCTGACCCCAAAGCAGCGGCTGTGGTTCTTTCCGCAGCAGCTGCCAGAGCTCCGATCCAAACTGGCTCAACCAAAGGGAACTTTTTGGCTCATGGAActcaaaggccctggggtaggctTCAGGCCCAGGTGGATCCAGGATTTCAAAAAACATCATAACTGGGtctctctcagctctgctttccTGCGTTGGCTGGCTTCACTTTCAGGCAGGCTGGCCCTTTCTGGTAGCAGAGGAAGCCCCCAGAAGCCGCAGCCTGCATCCCATCATCTCGGCCACCTTGGAGAAGCAGGAACCCCCAGACGGGAGTCAGAGAGCTACCACCGGCACAGAAAAGCtggggggaggcaggtgggggccgCAGTCGTGATTGCCGGCCTCAGAGGGCATGTTTGTGCTAACCTGGAGCATCGTGGGTTGCTTCCCAGAAACTTGCCTCTCCTAACCTGTCGAGGATGGTCCAGGAATGCCTTCTGGAAGAAGCCGTGCAGCAAAAGCAGGTTCTGGAGATGCTCTCTGTGCTGGATTTTGAGAAGGTCAGCAAGGCAGCATCCATTGAAGAAAGTAAGTAACCGCCCGCTGCCCACGGGCTGCTCTCGTGTGGATGGCACGAAGCGATGGGCTCTGGAGGGCAGGGGAGCCTCGTCTCCCATCCTGATGCCCAAAGCTCACTGGCGCCCAGAGGGTACgagctggggtggtggtggggctgTGCTCAGACGTACACGCTGTGGGGCGCGGGAGGGAGGCCACACGGCCTTGGAGTTAGTTCGGTGggctgtgtggctctgggcaaatggctcacctctctgggcctcagcttccccacctGTCTAAAGAGGAGGCCACGGGGTAGTGTTGTTCTGTGAGGTAATCGCCAGGACGCGTTCAAGGCACACGGCACGCACTCCCAGAAACAGCTGTGACCCccgctctgcctctgccccccacGGAGCCTCCCCTTGCCCGTGAGGAGAGGCTGGTGGCAGCAGCCGTCCTAGCTGCGAGGACCGCGGTACGGGCCCAGGGAAGGCATCCACGGCCGAAGCCGCTGGTCCTTGGCGTGTCAGGCTGCGATGCGGGAAGGAAAGCTGCACGAAACCCTGTCGCCCCTGACCTCTCAGGCCTCAGCGGAAGGAAATCCTGGGGCCACCCGGTTGCTCAGCCTTCCCGTCAGTCGGGTCCTGACCCGGGCTTTCAGTTGTCCCCCAGGCCACACGGAGGAAGGGGTGCCTGAAGCTGTGGAGAGGGTGCACTGAGCCCGGCAGGGTCCTGTCCTGTTCCGGCACGACGCTGCTGAACCAACTCAAGAAGACGTTTCTGCACAGAGTCCGAGGGAAATACCCGGGACAACTGGAAATAGGtaccccctcccgccccagggCCTCATTCTAGCCCTGTCTTCGTCTCTGTCTTCATGGCACCAGAGGGAGGGTGCTTCTCAGCTACACGTCACCGCCTCTTCCCGGGACAGGAAGGGGTCTGCGAAGCCCTGAAGTTGCAAACGTTAGCCTTTTGGCACATCTGTCTGGGGATAGACCGCACGGCTTCCACCCGAACCTTAAAGGGGTTAGGCAAGAACGCTTCTAGAAAGGTCGGCAGGATAAAGGTGTCTTGAAGTGTTGGCTGGACCCTTCCTCAGAAAGCAGAGCATCTTTCTCTGTTGACAGCTGACAGCCGTCCTCCCTTCCAGGGCCTCTGGAAGCTCCAGCCAGCATCTGGCTGCTAGTTGGCCTGAATACTCCCAGTCCCCAGCCTCGGGCATGCAGTGCACCCCAAGAATGTCTATACGTGCAGCATGCTCCTTCTCTTGGGCACAGGAGGCACAGTGAGGGACACCCGTCCGCATGCCGTTAGAAGGCCTTTAAACTGCCCCAGCCATGCCCGGCGGTGGAGCTCCACGGGGGCCCCGTCTATCCTCACGGCCTTCTCCTGTTTCGCCAGCATGCCGAAGGCTCCTGGAGCAGGTGGTCAGCTGTGGTGGGTTGCTCCCCGGAGCCGGGCTCCCAGAAGAACAGACGGTCACCTGGTTCCAGTTTCACAGCTACCTGCAGAGGCAGGGGGTGTCTGACCTAGAGAAGCACTTTGCCCAGCTCACCAAAGAAGgtaggggctgggagggagggtgcCTCAAAGCAACGCCAAGAACGAAGGAGTCTCCGTCCGTGGAACCCTCTGTCCTGGCTCTTTGGAAGCCAGTGTCTTCGAACCACTGCGTCTTTCCCCTCCGGCTATCCTTTCGAGACCCCAGATGGAATTAGATTGTACACTCAGCCCACGCAGGGAGATGACCTCCGAGGGAAGGAGGTTTTACAAAGCACAGGGCAGAGGTCAGAGCTGGATAGGAGGGTGACGGGTGGCTGGCCGGAGTCCTTAAAAGTACGGGCTgaggttttattaattttcagggTGATTTGACCCCTTGCCGGAAAGCCTTCCTAGAGATTCCAGGAGGCACCCCCTTGACGCCGATCCAGGCTGCGCCTTGGTGATCGTGGGGGCTTGCCCTGGGATCTGCTTCCCGAACACGAACACGGCGGTGGCCAAACAAACGCGCAGTTGTACTGCCGACCGCAGTCAGAGGGACCCTGGGCCCACTCCTCTCTTCCAGTAACACTTGCCGAGGAGCTGCAGTGTGCGGGGCAAGTCAAGACGATCAGGAAGCTGCAGGGGAAGCGGCTGGGCCagctccagcccctgccccagacGCTGCGGGCCTGGGCACTGCTGCAGCTGGACGGGACCCCCCGGGTGTGCAGGGTGGCTAGTGCTCGCCTGGCCAGTGCGGCACGGAACCAGAGCTTTCGGGAGAAGGTacggtggggggaggcggggaggcagcAGCCCCATGGCTACATGTGTGACAGCCAGGGGGACACAGGCTTCCTCTCTCGGAAAAATACAAGGGATGTTCTGAAGGGGGTTGCCTTCGCTgcgagggttttttgtttgtttttttaaagattctactttaagtaatccctacacccaaacTTCCAACCCAGTCACCTGCTCTACCtcccgagcca
Encoded proteins:
- the RIPOR3 gene encoding RIPOR family member 3 isoform X1, encoding MVTAMSVRLRFLSSGDAGAVGVVGRSASFAGFSSAQSRRIAKSIHGNSVRARMPAKSSKMYGTLRKGSVCPDPKPQQVKKIFEALKRGLKEYLCTQQAELDYLSGRHKDTRRNSRLAFYYDLDKQTRSVERHIRKMEFHISKVDELYEGYCIQCRLRDGASNMQRAFSRCPPSRASRESLQELGRSLQECTEDMWLIEGALEVHLGEFHIRMKGFVGYARLCPGDQYEVLMRLGRQRWKLKGRIESDDSQTWEEEEKVFIPTLHENFEIKVTELRGLSSLAVGTVTCDITDFFTTRPQVIVVDITELGTIKLQLEVLWNPFDTESFLVSPSPTGKFSMGSRKGSLYNWTPPSTPSFRERYYLSVLQRPAQQALLLGGPKAPPILGYLSDSDLRGSGLRSRSQELPEMDSFSSEDPRDTETSTSASTSDVGLLPVAIGSNTSIEEEAQEDPQSLGLLPEMAHLAGGSFVEQPGWRNLGIEAPSLPRGSPFHNHTVPGSQKDDDEGEAADGADGPGVTLERPLQEVLDLLRSMDTAQPQLRELEYQVLGCRDRLKPRGARQEHASSESLMECILESFAFLNADLAPQELSLCGGCQGPRKDRSPPPLPPRTASPRELTAGTPELDMLLTVHLHVCKTLLQKLASPNLSRMVQECLLEEAVQQKQVLEMLSVLDFEKVSKAASIEEIVPQATRRKGCLKLWRGCTEPGRVLSCSGTTLLNQLKKTFLHRVRGKYPGQLEIACRRLLEQVVSCGGLLPGAGLPEEQTVTWFQFHSYLQRQGVSDLEKHFAQLTKEVTLAEELQCAGQVKTIRKLQGKRLGQLQPLPQTLRAWALLQLDGTPRVCRVASARLASAARNQSFREKALVFYTNALMENDGKLQQAACVALKHLRGIESIDQIASLCQSDLEAVRTAAREATLSFGEKGRSAFEKMDKLCLEPRGEAFCQEADIEITVF